One Paenibacillus sp. FSL H7-0737 DNA segment encodes these proteins:
- a CDS encoding DUF2268 domain-containing putative Zn-dependent protease (predicted Zn-dependent protease with a strongly conserved HExxH motif), whose amino-acid sequence MRIIKMIDNYNEMCDMSKIQDKFNAYKCYTEKYPDLYDGIFKYFYMTDISNLQSMIEQCDFNSCLAKAKENINNGIVDKIVKTVNKTIKLLNYHGDFDLYIGLDLGMHGGVALPVNHGNPYAYIGIDRNISESNVESLIPHELNHMVRGAILQNIDMFDFTERVISEGLGTYCPVAFKYGSCDFDLTIEIVAEVMGLPINKTMKLMNNKNSLEKAVVNEFGTPLTAEKMSQFFMWSGDDATEYPLSGYFIGMYIIHDLITKGYTICELTAMSSQVIYQNYTK is encoded by the coding sequence ACTGAAAAATATCCAGATTTATATGACGGTATTTTTAAGTATTTTTATATGACTGATATTAGCAATTTGCAATCAATGATAGAACAGTGTGACTTTAATTCTTGTCTTGCGAAAGCGAAAGAAAATATAAATAACGGTATTGTTGATAAGATTGTCAAGACAGTGAATAAAACCATTAAATTGTTGAATTATCATGGCGATTTTGATTTATACATAGGGCTTGACCTAGGTATGCACGGAGGCGTTGCGCTTCCGGTTAATCACGGAAACCCCTATGCTTACATTGGAATTGACAGAAATATAAGTGAATCAAACGTCGAGTCATTAATTCCGCATGAACTAAATCATATGGTGCGCGGTGCTATTTTACAAAACATAGATATGTTTGACTTCACCGAACGGGTAATATCGGAAGGTTTGGGCACTTATTGTCCTGTCGCTTTCAAATATGGCAGTTGTGATTTTGACTTAACTATTGAGATAGTGGCGGAAGTAATGGGATTGCCAATAAATAAAACAATGAAACTCATGAATAATAAAAATTCGTTAGAAAAGGCGGTTGTAAACGAATTTGGGACACCCTTGACCGCAGAGAAAATGAGTCAGTTTTTTATGTGGAGTGGTGATGATGCTACCGAATATCCTTTAAGCGGATATTTCATTGGTATGTATATAATTCACGATTTAATCACCAAAGGGTACACAATCTGTGAATTAACTGCAATGTCATCACAGGTTATTTATCAAAATTATACAAAATAA